The proteins below come from a single Caulobacter segnis ATCC 21756 genomic window:
- a CDS encoding DUF2147 domain-containing protein — translation MFRTTMIAAAALGLLATPVFAADVTGLWQTPTNGGQVEIARCGNSLCGKLVNSNHIRENPALKDVKNKDESQRVRALKGLQMLYDFTGGPTKWKDGKVYNPDDGGTYSGTIELIGENQLKLKGCIVAPFCKTQVWTRLR, via the coding sequence ATGTTCCGCACCACGATGATCGCCGCCGCCGCGCTCGGCTTGCTGGCCACGCCGGTTTTCGCCGCCGACGTCACGGGCCTCTGGCAGACCCCGACCAATGGCGGTCAGGTCGAGATCGCCCGCTGCGGCAACAGCCTGTGCGGCAAGCTGGTGAACTCGAACCACATCCGCGAAAATCCGGCGCTGAAGGATGTGAAGAACAAGGACGAGTCCCAGCGCGTCCGCGCGCTGAAGGGGCTGCAGATGCTCTACGACTTCACCGGCGGTCCGACGAAGTGGAAGGACGGCAAGGTCTATAACCCCGACGACGGCGGCACCTATTCCGGCACGATCGAACTGATCGGCGAGAACCAGCTGAAGCTGAAAGGCTGCATCGTCGCGCCGTTCTGCAAGACGCAGGTCTGGACGCGGCTGCGGTAG
- a CDS encoding aminopeptidase P family protein encodes MRQTFDESTDPSFGPKHVPLIRQAMAAQGLDGFLVPHEDEHQNEYLPAANDRLAWASGFTGSAGAGVILKDRAAVFVDGRYTLQVREQVDQGVFEIRDLVEGGVPAYLETVAKGAVIGYDARLHSPSALESLKAAAARAGATLKPVAANPVDQAWGEARPAQPMAPIVPQPLEYAGEDSSAKRARVGASVAALGAEAAVITAPASIAWLFNVRGGDVIRTPLPLSQAILNADGTARLFIEPAKVTPDLPAWLGNQVSLETPDRLAEALGDLSGKSVAVDPAQSSAWYFDTLAAAGAKIVRAMDPCTLPRACKNAVELDGTREAHRRDGAALTRFLHWLATEGQVSPPDEKEAVAKLEAFREATGVLKDLSFDTIGAANGHGALPHYRPTERSNERAKMGSLLLVDSGGQYMDGTTDVTRTVAIGEPTAEMVQRNTLVLKGHLAIARLRFPAGTTGSAIDALARMALWAHGLDYDHGTGHGVGVYLGVHEGPQRISKAPNTIALQPGMIVSNEPGYYKDGEYGIRIENLEVVMPAEDVPGGERPMHRFEALTLAPIDRRLIDKTLLTAEEIAQFDAYHARVLREIGPRVEPEVRAWMEAACAPL; translated from the coding sequence ATGCGCCAGACCTTCGACGAATCCACCGATCCCTCCTTCGGCCCCAAGCATGTCCCGCTGATCCGCCAGGCCATGGCGGCGCAGGGGCTGGACGGCTTCCTGGTGCCGCACGAGGACGAGCACCAGAACGAATACCTGCCCGCCGCCAACGACCGTCTGGCCTGGGCCAGCGGCTTCACCGGCTCGGCGGGCGCCGGCGTGATCCTGAAGGACCGCGCCGCCGTCTTCGTCGATGGTCGCTACACCCTGCAGGTCCGCGAGCAGGTCGATCAGGGCGTGTTCGAGATCCGCGACCTCGTCGAGGGCGGCGTGCCCGCCTATCTCGAGACCGTCGCCAAGGGCGCGGTCATCGGCTACGACGCCCGTCTGCACAGCCCGTCGGCCCTGGAGAGCCTGAAGGCCGCCGCCGCTCGCGCCGGCGCGACGTTGAAGCCCGTCGCCGCCAACCCTGTCGATCAGGCCTGGGGCGAGGCCCGCCCGGCCCAGCCGATGGCGCCGATCGTCCCGCAGCCCCTTGAATACGCCGGCGAAGACTCCAGCGCCAAGCGCGCCCGCGTCGGCGCTTCGGTCGCCGCCCTCGGCGCGGAAGCCGCGGTGATCACCGCGCCGGCCTCGATCGCCTGGCTGTTCAACGTGCGCGGCGGCGACGTCATCCGCACGCCCCTGCCGCTCTCGCAAGCCATCCTGAACGCCGACGGCACGGCGCGCCTGTTCATCGAGCCGGCCAAGGTCACGCCGGACCTGCCCGCCTGGCTCGGCAACCAGGTTTCGCTGGAGACGCCGGACCGCCTGGCCGAGGCGCTGGGCGATCTGTCGGGCAAGAGCGTGGCGGTCGATCCGGCCCAGTCGTCGGCCTGGTACTTCGACACCCTGGCCGCCGCCGGCGCCAAGATCGTGCGGGCCATGGACCCCTGCACCCTGCCCCGCGCCTGCAAGAACGCCGTCGAGCTGGACGGCACGCGCGAGGCGCACCGCCGCGACGGCGCGGCCTTGACGCGGTTCCTGCACTGGCTGGCCACCGAGGGCCAGGTGAGCCCGCCGGACGAGAAAGAAGCCGTCGCCAAGCTGGAAGCCTTCCGCGAGGCCACCGGCGTGCTGAAGGACCTTTCCTTCGACACGATCGGCGCGGCCAACGGCCACGGCGCCCTGCCCCACTACCGCCCCACCGAGCGCAGCAACGAGCGCGCCAAGATGGGCTCGCTGCTGCTGGTCGATAGCGGCGGCCAGTACATGGACGGCACGACGGACGTCACCCGCACCGTGGCGATCGGCGAGCCGACGGCCGAGATGGTCCAGCGCAACACGCTGGTGCTGAAGGGCCACCTAGCCATCGCCCGCCTGCGCTTCCCGGCCGGCACCACCGGGTCGGCGATCGACGCCCTGGCCCGCATGGCGCTGTGGGCCCACGGCCTAGACTACGACCACGGCACCGGCCATGGCGTCGGGGTCTATCTGGGCGTTCATGAGGGGCCGCAGCGGATCTCCAAGGCCCCGAACACCATCGCCCTGCAGCCCGGCATGATCGTCTCGAACGAGCCCGGCTACTACAAGGACGGCGAGTACGGCATCCGCATCGAGAACCTCGAGGTCGTCATGCCGGCCGAGGACGTGCCGGGCGGCGAACGCCCGATGCACCGTTTCGAGGCCCTGACCCTGGCTCCGATCGACCGCCGCCTTATCGACAAGACCCTGCTGACGGCCGAGGAGATCGCCCAGTTCGACGCCTATCACGCGCGCGTCCTGCGCGAGATCGGCCCGCGGGTGGAGCCTGAGGTTCGAGCCTGGATGGAAGCGGCCTGCGCGCCGCTCTAA
- a CDS encoding carbonic anhydrase — MHDCCSHKIAGLSRRQAFGLIALGGGVSLLSTLAPGVARARGHTDMLLLTCMDYRLVDSTVAYMDGRGLRDKYDHVVLAGASLGALTDKYPSWGQTFWSHLDVAITLHSIHKVMVLDHRDCGAYKVILGAESVDTPDKELAIHAKELQALRAEIKRRHEHLEVELGLMSLDGKVQDIA; from the coding sequence ATGCATGACTGCTGTTCTCACAAGATCGCCGGCCTATCCCGCCGGCAAGCGTTCGGCCTGATCGCCCTGGGCGGCGGCGTCAGCCTGCTATCGACCCTCGCGCCCGGCGTGGCGCGGGCGCGAGGCCACACCGACATGCTGCTGTTGACCTGCATGGACTATCGGCTGGTCGACAGCACGGTCGCCTACATGGACGGGCGGGGGCTGCGCGACAAATACGACCACGTCGTCCTGGCCGGCGCGTCGCTCGGCGCCCTGACCGACAAGTACCCCAGCTGGGGCCAGACGTTCTGGAGCCACTTGGACGTCGCCATCACGCTGCATTCGATCCACAAGGTCATGGTGCTCGATCACCGCGACTGCGGCGCCTACAAGGTGATCCTCGGCGCGGAGTCGGTGGACACGCCCGACAAGGAGCTGGCGATCCACGCCAAGGAGCTCCAAGCGCTCCGCGCGGAGATCAAGCGCCGCCACGAGCACCTGGAGGTCGAGCTCGGTCTGATGTCGCTGGACGGCAAGGTTCAGGACATCGCCTGA
- a CDS encoding 50S ribosomal protein L11 methyltransferase yields the protein MTDYTPQQIVARGARADAETAADAIDNHPGLEGATYSILEEDEDKNVWRIDAFPTTQEEDDGLMALLADYDLKVARDTLADADWLAMALSGLPPVRAGRFFVYGMHDRGRLPASTVNLRIEAGAAFGTGHHGTTVGCLQAYDRLIKARKFNKVLDVGAGTGLLAIAAARTGTKLAVGTDIDKPSVRIAKENAGVNKANARFVHASGLGHRLVAENAPYDLVFANILARPLISLAQDIKRALVPGGTVILSGLLRTQERMVKAAYLSRGFKVKSRIHRDAWATLVLQRP from the coding sequence ATGACCGACTATACGCCCCAGCAGATCGTCGCCCGCGGCGCGCGCGCCGACGCCGAGACCGCCGCCGACGCCATCGACAACCATCCCGGCCTGGAAGGCGCGACCTACTCGATCCTGGAAGAGGACGAGGACAAGAACGTCTGGCGCATCGACGCCTTCCCCACCACCCAGGAGGAAGACGACGGCCTGATGGCGCTGCTGGCCGACTATGACCTGAAGGTCGCGCGCGACACCCTGGCCGACGCCGACTGGCTGGCCATGGCGCTGTCGGGCCTGCCGCCGGTGCGCGCCGGCCGCTTCTTCGTCTACGGCATGCACGACCGCGGCCGCCTGCCGGCCAGCACCGTCAACCTGCGCATTGAGGCCGGCGCGGCCTTTGGCACCGGCCACCACGGCACCACCGTCGGCTGCCTGCAGGCCTATGACCGCCTGATCAAGGCGCGGAAATTCAACAAGGTGCTGGACGTCGGCGCCGGCACGGGCCTGCTGGCCATCGCCGCCGCCCGCACGGGCACGAAGCTGGCCGTCGGCACCGACATCGACAAGCCCAGCGTGCGGATCGCCAAGGAGAACGCGGGGGTCAACAAGGCCAACGCGCGCTTCGTCCACGCCTCGGGCCTGGGCCACCGGCTAGTCGCCGAGAACGCGCCCTACGATCTGGTCTTCGCCAACATCCTGGCCCGGCCGCTGATCAGCCTGGCCCAGGACATCAAGCGCGCCCTGGTCCCCGGCGGCACGGTCATCCTGTCAGGCCTGCTGCGCACCCAGGAGCGGATGGTCAAGGCCGCCTACCTGTCGCGCGGCTTCAAGGTGAAAAGCCGCATCCACCGCGACGCCTGGGCGACCCTGGTCCTGCAGCGGCCGTAA
- a CDS encoding low temperature requirement protein A, with protein sequence MANTKTPLLRERKDAEHARVTYAELFFDLVFVFAVTQLSHAVLRHPDGPGLIHATVLLLAVWWSWIYTAWATNWLDPERGPVRLMLFVMMAAALVLAAAIPDAFGERGLAFAAGHVTIQVGRTAFFLWSAWRAPQHRRNFARILAWLTVAAAFWIAGAFAEGEARLAVWGLALFIEYLSAAVGFWTPGLGRTKSSEWKVEGGHMAERCALFTIIALGESIIVSGSTVMGMPWDAPVMAAFASAFLCSLAMWWIYFSSTAEAASRAIEESKDPGAIARVAYTYAHILPVAGIIVAAVGDEWVIHHPLGHADFKIAAAVIGGPFLFLLGSLLFKLAVFRRWSRARITGLIALAALAPVALSLSPLLLSALSTLILVAVGAWESLAPPPSEKPPEHDGIKPGLKPEKG encoded by the coding sequence ATGGCCAACACCAAGACTCCGCTGCTGCGGGAGCGCAAAGACGCCGAACATGCCCGCGTGACCTATGCGGAGCTGTTCTTCGACTTGGTCTTCGTGTTCGCGGTCACCCAGCTTTCCCACGCGGTGCTGCGCCATCCGGATGGGCCGGGCCTGATCCACGCGACCGTGCTGCTGCTGGCCGTGTGGTGGTCGTGGATCTACACCGCCTGGGCGACCAACTGGCTGGACCCCGAGCGCGGGCCGGTCAGGTTGATGCTGTTCGTGATGATGGCGGCGGCCCTCGTCCTGGCGGCCGCCATTCCCGACGCCTTCGGCGAGCGGGGGCTGGCCTTCGCGGCCGGGCACGTGACCATCCAGGTCGGCCGCACCGCCTTCTTCCTCTGGAGCGCCTGGCGCGCGCCGCAGCACCGCCGGAACTTCGCGCGCATCCTGGCCTGGCTCACGGTCGCCGCGGCGTTCTGGATCGCGGGCGCGTTCGCCGAGGGCGAGGCCCGTCTGGCCGTCTGGGGCCTGGCGCTCTTCATCGAGTATCTGTCGGCGGCGGTCGGCTTCTGGACCCCGGGCCTGGGCCGCACCAAGAGCTCGGAATGGAAGGTCGAGGGCGGCCATATGGCCGAGCGCTGCGCCCTGTTCACGATCATCGCCCTGGGCGAGTCGATCATCGTCAGCGGCAGCACGGTGATGGGCATGCCTTGGGACGCCCCGGTGATGGCCGCGTTCGCCAGCGCCTTCCTGTGCAGTCTGGCGATGTGGTGGATCTATTTCTCCTCGACCGCCGAGGCCGCCAGCCGTGCCATCGAGGAGTCCAAGGACCCGGGCGCGATCGCGCGGGTCGCCTATACCTACGCCCATATCCTGCCGGTCGCGGGGATCATCGTGGCGGCGGTGGGGGACGAGTGGGTGATCCACCATCCGCTGGGCCACGCCGATTTCAAGATCGCGGCTGCGGTGATCGGCGGGCCGTTCCTGTTCCTGCTGGGCTCACTGCTGTTCAAGCTGGCGGTGTTCCGCCGCTGGTCGCGGGCTCGGATCACGGGGTTGATCGCCCTCGCGGCGCTGGCGCCCGTGGCGCTGAGCCTGAGCCCGCTGCTGCTTTCCGCTCTGTCGACGCTGATCCTGGTGGCCGTGGGCGCGTGGGAAAGCTTGGCGCCGCCTCCGTCCGAGAAGCCGCCCGAGCATGACGGGATCAAGCCGGGGCTGAAGCCGGAGAAAGGCTAG
- a CDS encoding ATP-dependent helicase, which translates to MHSDADSPEFQDEFPGDLPAPRISDLARARPPAGAAPGYLDGLNPEQREAVETTEGPLLVLAGAGTGKTRVLTTRLAHILATGRARPWELLAVTFTNKAAREMRERITHIIGPEAEGLRWLGTFHSVAAQILRRHAELIGLKSNYTIIDTDDQERLLKQLIEAENIDAKRWTPRILSQIIDGWKNRGWTPDRVPTSEAGEFANGKGITLYRQYQERLRILNACDFGDLLLHNISLFTGHPDVLDEFQRRFKYVMVDEYQDTNVAQYLWLRLLAQGRQNVCCVGDDDQSIYGWRGAEVDNILRFERDFPGAKVVRLERNYRSTEHILAAASGLITTNKGRLGKTLWTEAKGGEKVKVSGVWDGEAESRLVADEIERAKKAGRKYSQMAILVRASFQMRAFEERFVMLQIPYKVVGGPRFFERAEIRDAHAYLRLIQSPDDDLAFERIVNTPKRGIGDTSVQKLLQIARLEGISTVEAARVIIGSDDLPARTRTALSNFIRDLDRWRSMVGSVHHQRLLETVLEESGYTDALRLDKGPTSQTRLENLKELVQSMGAFDTLEAYLEHVSLVMDLDREATGDAVWIMTLHSAKGLEFPLVFLPGWEEGVFPSQRSMDDKGEKGLEEERRLAYVGITRAREEARISFVANRQVYGRWTSQLPSRFVDELPIAHVDAASETGYYGGGPGMQSTAASRWDDPGTSAFQAGSYDSPGWKRAQERTSGFAERGGSWRGGGAGVRAGSAARSAPIEGEGRLVAVSAPTNSAYARGDRVFHVKFGYGKVTGVEGNKLTVAFDKAGEKKVIDSFVEKA; encoded by the coding sequence GAATTCCAGGATGAATTCCCGGGCGACCTCCCCGCTCCCCGTATTTCCGATCTCGCCCGGGCCAGGCCCCCGGCGGGCGCCGCGCCCGGCTATCTGGACGGCCTGAACCCCGAGCAGCGCGAGGCGGTGGAGACCACCGAGGGCCCGCTGCTCGTCCTGGCCGGCGCCGGCACAGGCAAGACCCGCGTGCTGACCACGCGCCTCGCCCACATCCTGGCCACCGGCCGCGCCCGTCCGTGGGAGCTGCTGGCGGTCACCTTCACCAACAAGGCAGCGCGCGAGATGCGCGAGCGGATCACCCACATCATCGGCCCGGAGGCCGAGGGCCTGCGGTGGCTTGGCACCTTCCACTCGGTCGCCGCCCAGATCCTGCGCCGGCACGCGGAGCTGATCGGGCTGAAGTCCAACTACACGATCATCGACACCGACGATCAGGAGCGCCTGCTCAAGCAGCTGATCGAGGCCGAGAACATCGACGCCAAGCGGTGGACCCCGCGGATCCTGTCGCAGATCATCGACGGCTGGAAGAACCGCGGCTGGACGCCCGACCGGGTCCCGACCAGCGAGGCCGGCGAGTTCGCCAACGGCAAGGGGATCACCCTCTATCGCCAGTACCAGGAGCGCCTGCGCATCCTGAACGCCTGCGACTTCGGCGACCTGCTGCTGCACAACATCAGCCTGTTCACCGGTCATCCCGACGTGCTGGACGAGTTCCAGCGCCGCTTCAAATACGTGATGGTCGACGAGTACCAAGACACCAACGTCGCCCAGTACCTGTGGCTGCGCCTGCTGGCCCAGGGCCGCCAGAACGTCTGCTGCGTGGGCGACGACGACCAGTCGATCTATGGCTGGCGTGGGGCCGAGGTCGACAACATCTTGCGGTTCGAGCGCGACTTCCCCGGCGCCAAGGTCGTGCGGCTGGAGCGCAACTACCGCTCGACCGAGCACATCCTGGCCGCGGCCTCGGGCCTGATCACCACCAACAAGGGGCGCCTGGGCAAGACGCTGTGGACCGAGGCCAAGGGCGGCGAGAAGGTCAAGGTCAGCGGCGTCTGGGACGGCGAGGCCGAGAGCCGCCTGGTCGCCGACGAGATCGAGCGCGCCAAGAAGGCCGGCCGCAAGTACAGCCAGATGGCCATCCTGGTCCGGGCCAGCTTCCAGATGCGGGCCTTCGAAGAGCGCTTCGTGATGCTGCAGATCCCCTACAAGGTGGTCGGCGGCCCGCGCTTCTTCGAACGCGCCGAAATCCGCGACGCCCACGCCTATCTGCGCCTGATCCAGTCGCCCGACGACGACTTGGCCTTCGAGCGGATCGTCAACACGCCCAAGCGCGGCATCGGCGACACCTCGGTCCAGAAGCTGCTGCAGATCGCCCGCCTGGAAGGGATTTCGACGGTCGAGGCCGCCCGCGTGATCATCGGTAGCGACGACCTGCCGGCCCGCACCCGCACGGCGTTGTCGAACTTCATCCGCGACCTGGATCGCTGGCGCTCGATGGTCGGGTCGGTCCACCACCAGCGCCTGCTGGAGACGGTGCTGGAGGAGAGCGGCTACACGGACGCCCTGCGCCTGGACAAGGGTCCGACCAGTCAGACGCGCCTGGAGAACCTGAAGGAGCTTGTCCAGTCGATGGGCGCCTTCGACACCCTGGAGGCCTATCTGGAGCACGTCTCGCTGGTCATGGACCTGGACCGCGAGGCCACCGGCGACGCCGTCTGGATCATGACCCTGCACTCGGCCAAGGGCCTGGAGTTCCCGCTGGTCTTCCTGCCCGGCTGGGAGGAAGGCGTGTTCCCCAGCCAGCGCAGCATGGACGACAAGGGCGAAAAGGGCCTCGAGGAAGAGCGGCGCCTGGCCTATGTCGGCATCACCCGCGCCCGCGAGGAGGCCCGGATCAGCTTCGTGGCCAACCGGCAGGTCTATGGCCGCTGGACGTCGCAACTGCCCAGCCGCTTCGTCGACGAGCTGCCGATCGCCCACGTCGATGCGGCGTCCGAGACTGGCTACTACGGCGGCGGCCCCGGCATGCAGTCGACGGCCGCCTCGCGCTGGGACGATCCCGGCACCTCGGCCTTCCAGGCCGGCAGCTACGACAGCCCCGGCTGGAAGCGCGCCCAGGAACGCACCTCGGGCTTCGCCGAGCGCGGCGGCTCCTGGCGCGGCGGCGGCGCCGGCGTGCGCGCCGGCTCGGCCGCTCGTTCGGCCCCGATCGAGGGCGAAGGTCGTCTGGTCGCCGTCTCGGCCCCGACCAACAGCGCCTATGCGCGCGGCGACCGAGTGTTCCACGTCAAGTTCGGCTACGGCAAGGTCACCGGCGTCGAGGGCAACAAGCTGACCGTGGCCTTCGACAAGGCGGGCGAGAAGAAGGTGATCGACAGCTTCGTCGAAAAGGCCTGA